The DNA window TCGTACACCCCGGAGTCGGCCTCCGTTCCCGTGATCGGCTCGACTATCATGAGGTGTTGACCCGGCACGATCTCGGGGACGGTCGTGTACTCCACGACGCGCTTCTCGCCGTCGTCGCCGACGAACTCGACCACGTTCTCCACGTTCTCGTCGTCCCCGTCCTTCGCTTCCTGAAAGGTGGCCCACGCGGCCTCGAAGTCGTAATCGTCGGGGAGGAAGTCCGCGACTTCTCGCCCGAGCAGCTCGTGACGGTCGTTCCCGTAGATCGTGGCGGCCCTCGGATTCAGGTCGACGATCCGCGCGTCGTCGTTGAAGATGATCATCGCCTCGCTCGCCTCGTCGAACGCCGCCTTGTACTGGTCGCGGGCCCTGGTGATCTCCGTGATACCGGTCTGTTCCGCCGACTCCGGCGTCTCGGGCAGCGTGATCGTGATCGCCGTTCCCCCGTCGGTGACGGTCGACTCGACCGTGCCGTCGTGTCGAGAGACGATCCACCGGACCATCCACAGCCCCAGTCCGATGCCGTGAGTGAGCGGCGTCGTCTCTCCGGTCTCGATGGCGGTCTGTTCCATCTCCGGGAGCCCCGGTCCGTCGTCCCGTATCCGGATCTCGACGGCGTCCTCGACCGGTTCGACGGTGATCGAGATCGTCGGGTCCTCGCCGCCGTGCCGAACGGCGTTCTCGACCAACTCCTCGATCGCCCGCTCGAAGCTCGGGCGGATCGGTAACACGACCTCGTCGGGAGCGTGGACCGTGGCGGTAGCAGCCGGGTGCTCGGCCGTGACGGCGTCCGTGATCTCGTCGATCACCGGGACGACGTCGGTCAGCGTCGGCTGGGCGTCCTCCGTGAGGATCTGTTCGAGGTCCCGCGCCCGTTCGCTCAGTTCCAAGAGCGTGTCGACCTCCCGAAGAACGATCTCGTGGTAGTCGGTGTCGCCCGCGTCCGTGCCCATCTCCTGGGTGTAGCCTCGGATCACGGTCAGACTGTTGCGGATGTTGTGTCGGAGGACCCGAGCGAGCGCGGCGGCCAGGTTCGTCTTGTCGGTGATCTCGGCGGTGTGCTGTTTCAGTTCGAGTTCCCGTTCGATCAGTCGAGCGACGAGTTCGGCGAAGAGCGTCTCGTTCGTCGAGAACTCCGCGCGCGGCTCGTCCGCGATGAAACAGACCGTGCCGTACGGTTCGTCGTCGAGATACACCGGCGTGCCCAGATAGCAGTGGTACCCGTGGGCGTCGAAGGCGGGATCGTCGTCCCACTCCTGGTTCGGCGCGTCGTGGAGCGTGACCTGCGACTCGGTTTCGACGACCCGACGACAGTACGTCGTCTCCAGCGCCAGCTCGACGCCCTCGTGGAGCTTCGCGTCCGCCGGTTCGGTGCTGACGACGGCCTTCCAGTGATCCGAATCGGGATCGGTGCGAACGAGAAGGCCGCGATCGGCGTTCAGGACCTGAGCACCCAGGGCGAGAGCCCGGCGCGCTCGTTCCTCGAACGACCCCTCGCCGTCCATGACGTCGTACAGCCGCTCCCACGGTTCGCTCGCGTCGGACCCCTCCCCGGAATACATGCGGTATACATGTACGTGAGGATAAATGTACACAAATATCTACCCCTTGGTTTCCACGACGTGACTCCTTCGCGTTGGTCGCGGCCGACGGTTCGTCGCGGCCGGTCGTCGCCCGCAAAGGTTTAACCCACGTCGTCGAGTCCCTGTGGAGCGTGCCGTTTCCCCGCGCCAAATCGCCGCGTCGACTCTACGACGAGGTCCGCTCGTACGACCTAGTGGTCACCCCCGACGGGCCGCTCGCGAGCGCCCTGAACCGCCACCTCGACCGCCCGCACCTGGGCCCGTTCGCCATCCCGCCGCGCCGAGAGCCGCGTCGTCCTGGCCGCCGGAGTCGACCCGAACGCGTTCCTCGAGTCGCTCCCCGTCGACGTCGAGGCGGTCGAGCCCGACGGCGACGACGAGGAGAACGTGAAGGCGCTGATCGACTCGCTGAACGGCGAGAAGCGGGCGGAGATCGACGCCTTCCTCCCGCTCTCGGTCGACGGCGAGCGGGTGACGATCGGCGGGGTCATCGACCTGCTCCACCTCACGCCCGACCGCGCCGAGATCGTCGACTACAAGACGGATCTCACGCGACACGCGGAGGCCGAGTACGAGAAGCAGCTCAGCGTCTACTACCGCGTCGTCGAGGGGGTACATCCGGACAGAGAGGTCTCCGCGTCGATCTTCTACACCCGCGACGGCGAGCGGCGCGAGATCGAGTCCCTGGACGAGGACGAGCTTCGAGACCTGGTGCGCACCCATTGCGAATGAGTGGCCCGGGCGGGGCAGGGATCGCGACGAGCGTCGGGCCCCGCGTCGGTTCGTCACCGCACGCTTATATCCGATGTCGCGGCCACCGGCCCCATGTCGTCCGGGACGGACTCCGCGAGGCGGAGAAGACGGTGGAGACGGGGTAGACGAGAGAGACGGGAGAAGCGATGGGGACGGGATAGGCGGTGGGGACGGGCTAGACGAGGGAGACGACTGGAACCGGGGGGACGAACGGACGGAGCCCGCGGCGGCCCTCGATCCGAAACGATCGCCGCGGGTGCGGATCGCCGTCCCGACGCCGGCCCGGAGCGAGGGGGGAGCTGCCCGACGGGAGACCCGAGGCGCTGGGCGCGGACCCTCTCGGCCATCGCCCCGGTCGGGGCGGTCGCGGTCGCCGGGATCGGTCTCGGATCGATCGGGCGGCGGCGCGTTCCACGGCTCGCCGCCCGGCTGGAGGGCGCTCCGATCGGCGTCGACGTCGACGCCGGCGTCCTCTCGGCGGTCGCCGACGGGACCTACGCGGCGTCGCTCCTCCTCGCCCTCCTCGTCGCGTGCGCGGTCGGGTGGCTCGTCCTGTCGACTGCGGCTCGGATCGCCGCGAGCGCGCCGCCGTAGCCCGAGCGCCCGGAAC is part of the Halorubrum aethiopicum genome and encodes:
- a CDS encoding PAS domain-containing protein, with protein sequence MYSGEGSDASEPWERLYDVMDGEGSFEERARRALALGAQVLNADRGLLVRTDPDSDHWKAVVSTEPADAKLHEGVELALETTYCRRVVETESQVTLHDAPNQEWDDDPAFDAHGYHCYLGTPVYLDDEPYGTVCFIADEPRAEFSTNETLFAELVARLIERELELKQHTAEITDKTNLAAALARVLRHNIRNSLTVIRGYTQEMGTDAGDTDYHEIVLREVDTLLELSERARDLEQILTEDAQPTLTDVVPVIDEITDAVTAEHPAATATVHAPDEVVLPIRPSFERAIEELVENAVRHGGEDPTISITVEPVEDAVEIRIRDDGPGLPEMEQTAIETGETTPLTHGIGLGLWMVRWIVSRHDGTVESTVTDGGTAITITLPETPESAEQTGITEITRARDQYKAAFDEASEAMIIFNDDARIVDLNPRAATIYGNDRHELLGREVADFLPDDYDFEAAWATFQEAKDGDDENVENVVEFVGDDGEKRVVEYTTVPEIVPGQHLMIVEPITGTEADSGVYEQIFNQTYQFTGLMRPDGTLIEANETALEFGGLDRDDVVGEKMWETGWFQQSQRTREQAREAVERAAEGEFIRRDLVVSGADREATIDFSIRPVTDDRGNVRLLIPEGRDVTERRRGTVQ
- a CDS encoding PD-(D/E)XK nuclease family protein; the encoded protein is MAAGVDPNAFLESLPVDVEAVEPDGDDEENVKALIDSLNGEKRAEIDAFLPLSVDGERVTIGGVIDLLHLTPDRAEIVDYKTDLTRHAEAEYEKQLSVYYRVVEGVHPDREVSASIFYTRDGERREIESLDEDELRDLVRTHCE